In Juglans microcarpa x Juglans regia isolate MS1-56 chromosome 4S, Jm3101_v1.0, whole genome shotgun sequence, a single window of DNA contains:
- the LOC121261886 gene encoding uncharacterized protein LOC121261886 codes for MENSPFCCLFPHAVVLHGTVAYSDHLPVIFDSLYSRPRPHVKQHFRFEAMWVSEERCEQIIDQVWSHKGTSLGMEEVLHLLKGCGEELASWNKVSFGQVRRKLNEARNELVRLQIINSCHPDPGGISRDRNEVQLWLEREEIMWRQRSCVQWLKEGDQNTRYFHSKASFRKRRNVIRSFKDDGGLWYEDGQRDNLIVDYFKNLFTTSAPRDQEAVLSLVDRKVTAEMNVELTKPFVVAEVKATLDQMHPHQSVGA; via the coding sequence ATGGAGAATTCTCCTTTCTGTTGTTTATTTCCGCACGCGGTGGTTTTACATGGAACTGTGGCATATTCAGATCATTTGCCTGTTATATTCGATTCTTTATACAGTAGGCCTCGGCCACATGTTAAGCAACACTTTCGTTTTGAAGCCATGTGGGTGAGTGAGGAGAGGTGCGAACAAATTATTGACCAAGTTTGGAGTCACAAGGGTACTAGTCTTGGGATGGAGGAGGTTCTTCACCTTCTTAAGGGTTGTGGGGAAGAGTTGGCTAGCTGGAATAAAGTCTCTTTTGGTCAGGTTCGAAGGAAATTAAATGAAGCCCGTAATGAGCTTGTGAGGTTGCAGATTATTAATTCTTGTCATCCAGATCCTggtgggattagtcgggatagAAACGAAGTTCAGCTGTGGCTTGAAAGAGAAGAGATTATGTGGCGTCAACGATCTTGTGTGCAATGGTTAAAAGAAGGGGATCAAAACACCCGCTATTTTCACTCTAAGGCATCATTCAGGAAGAGAAGGAATGTTATTAGGAGTTTTAAGGATGATGGTGGATTATGGTATGAGGATGGACAACGAGATAACCTAATTGTtgattatttcaaaaatttatttactacttCAGCACCACGGGATCAGGAGGCTGTTTTGAGTCTTGTTGATAGAAAAGTAACGGCTGAAATGAATGTTGAGCTCACAAAGCCATTTGTAGTAGCGGAAGTAAAAGCAACTTTGGATCAAATGCACCCCCACCAAAGCGTTGGGGCCTGA
- the LOC121261885 gene encoding probable receptor-like protein kinase At2g42960, with amino-acid sequence MASDLNAELSKKTAIFGLKVWEVIGIAVGFFIIVILLVLSLCITSRKKSRRTGDKIPLSQIPTVSKEIKEVRVEQVSTNEFVPRDGILLTIHDKSSDKDSDKVMVHLGMGKVKNGDNSSQSGSFHHLEKDGGGSQSGEEGSSGKVTVYKPSSSYPITAPSPLSGLPEFSHLGWGHWFTLRDLELATNRFSKENVLGEGGYGVVYQGQLINGTPVAVKKILNNLGQAEKEFRVEVEAIGHVRHKNLVRLLGYCIEGTHRMLVYEYVNNGNLEQWLHGAMRQHGYLTWEARTKVLLGTAKALAYLHEAIEPKVVHRDIKSSNILIDDDFNAKVSDFGLAKLLGAGKSHVTTRVMGTFGYVAPEYANTGLLNEKSDVYSFGVLLLEAITGRDPVDYGRPTHEVNLVDWLKMMVGSRRSEEVVDPNMEPRPSTRALKRALLTALRCVDPESEKRPKMSQVVRMLESEEYPIPREDRRHRRTQAGSMEIESQKDFSDTDRSDNPDSRSNSKGYQRT; translated from the exons ATGGCCTCGGATCTTAATGCAGAATTGTCGAAGAAAACTGCCATTTTTGGTCTTAAGGTCTGGGAAGTAATTGGGATTGCAGTCGGGTTCTTTATCATAGTTATCCTTTTGGTGCTGTCCTTGTGTATAACATCACGGAAGAAATCAAGGAGAACTGGGGACAAGATTCCTCTTAGCCAAATTCCGACTGTTTCAAAGGAAATCAAGGAAGTCCGAGTGGAACAAGTTTCAACAAATGAATTTGTTCCCCGTGATGGAATTCTTCTCACCATTCATGACAAATCCAGTGATAAAGATTCAGATAAGGTTATGGTCCATCTGGGTATGGGGAAGGTGAAGAATGGAGACAATAGCAGTCAGTCAGGTTCGTTTCATCATTTGGAGAAAGATGGTGGCGGGTCACAATCTGGAGAAGAAGGTAGTTCTGGCAAGGTTACTGTGTATAAGCCTTCCTCTTCCTATCCTATAACTGCTCCCTCCCCTCTATCTGGCCTGCCTGAATTCTCTCACCTGGGTTGGGGTCACTGGTTTACATTAAGGGATCTTGAGCTTGCTACAAACCGGTTTTCTAAGGAAAATGTTCTGGGTGAGGGTGGTTATGGAGTCGTTTACCAAGGACAGTTGATAAATGGCACTCCAGTGGCAGTTAAAAAGATTCTAAATAACCT GGGTCAAGCGGAGAAAGAATTTAGAGTGGAAGTTGAAGCTATTGGTCATGTGCGCCATAAGAATTTGGTCCGTCTTCTGGGATACTGCATTGAAGGGACTCACAG AATGTTAGTTTATGAGTATGTCAACAATGGAAACTTAGAGCAGTGGCTTCATGGAGCTATGCGTCAGCATGGATATCTTACTTGGGAGGCACGCACGAAGGTTCTTCTTGGCACGGCTAAAGC TCTTGCCTACTTGCATGAAGCCATTGAGCCAAAAGTGGTGCATCGAGATATTAAGTCAAGCAACATACTGATTGATGATGACTTCAATGCAAAGGTATCTGATTTTGGTCTAGCCAAGTTGCTTGGTGCTGGAAAGAGTCATGTCACTACTCGAGTTATGGGAACTTTTGG TTATGTTGCTCCTGAATATGCAAATACTGGCCTTTTGAATGAGAAGAGTGATGTTTATAGCTTTGGGGTTCTGCTTTTAGAAGCAATTACCGGAAGAGATCCTGTGGATTACGGTCGTCCCACCCATGAG GTAAATCTGGTCGATTGGCTGAAAATGATGGTTGGAAGCAGGCGATCAGAAGAGGTGGTAGACCCAAACATGGAACCAAGGCCATCAACCAGAGCCCTGAAACGTGCTCTTTTGACTGCTTTGAGGTGTGTTGATCCAGAGTCTGAAAAACGACCCAAGATGAGCCAGGTTGTTCGTATGCTTGAATCCGAAGAATATCCCATCCCAAGAGAG GATCGAAGGCACCGAAGAACTCAGGCAGGCAGCATGGAGATCGAATCTCAGAAGGATTTTTCTGATACTGATCGGAGTGATAACCCCGACTCAAGATCAAATAGCAAGGGCTACCAGCGTACCTAA